The DNA window TTCCGCAAATAATGCAAGCAAAGGATTCGACGCGCCCGAAATAGTCATCAATAAGAAAAACGTCACTCTCCACGCATGGATTAAACGCGCTGCGTCAAAAGTGACAGTCGCATTCGACGGCACAGGCCTTAAAGACGGAGTCGAAATCTTTATCAAATCCGTCACTATAAAAGACATCCCGAAATATTGCTATCTCAGTGCTGACAATCCTGAGACCCCTTCAGAGGATGGTGTCGCCGGTTCGGATAACGAAATCGGAAAAATCGAAATAATAGACACCCCCGACCAGATAATTACATATTATCCCGACAATATAGACCCGACAACAGCAATTCCGGCTGAAAGCTACAATGAAAATTGGCCGGGATACGTATCAAAAACAAAGAATATCAACGGTTTTGGAGCAGACGGACTTAAAGAGGAATGTCTGACTCTGAAAAACTTGCAGCATTACACTCTGAAACAACCAACGCGTTTTATTTCTATGAGAATCTACAAGGCAAAGGAAAGGAAGGAACACCTACCGACAAACATCAGCAGGTCAACCAGCAGGACAAGACTGATGGCGTTGTGTCTTATCCCGATGGCATAGACCCAACCAATATCTCTTGGAAAGATGCCAAGAAATACGGATCATATATAGAGGTTAAAGCCTACTATAAATCAGGAAATGAAAAAGAAGGTGAAGGTGAAATCACCTATCGCTTTATGCTTGGCAAAGATGCTGCCCTTGACTACAATGCCGAACGAAACCATCACTATAAACTCACCCTTAAGTTCAAAGGGTGGGCTAACGACGTGGACTGGCATATCGACTACCGAAAAGAGCCTGAGACAAAACTACGCTTTCCACATCCATTCTATATCTCCTATCTCTATGGACAGACCGCAATGATCCCTCTCGAATTCGATGCGCCAAAGGATGTTAAAATAAAAAATATCACGGCAAGAATAATAACCAACAACTGGTCTCCATTGGATTGCAAAGATGGATTCGATGGTGGCACAGCACAGCCATCTAATTGGTGGAATGGAGCCTATGCCAGATATGTAAGTACATCTAATGTTGTAAATAATAAACCATGGAACGGTTTTCTTTCACTAAGAAAACCGGTTAACCTTGTCGCACTTCCAGAACCTAAGAATCTGGAACATAATGAGCCGTCAATTTTAAACAAAGAACATTACGAAGACGAAAATTTAGGATATCGTTTATATTCCGCAGATGAATTAAAAATAAGTGATTATCAATTATATGAGGCTATGGATGATGATAAGCCACATGTAAGTTGGGACAATGGAACATATTATGTAAAAATACCTATATGGACACGAGCCAGACAGCTTATTGCCAGAACTGGATATACTGGCAACAACCCTTACAACGCTTATTATCGTCAAGCCATTGTGAATGTAGTCGTTGAATTAGAAGACGGGACTATTCTTGACAGTTCTGATTCAAAAGTTACTATGAATCCGGATGATGCTATTCAGAACATAGAAGTAAAACAGGTACACAGACTTGTAAATCCCAAAGGAATATATCGTAGTAGCAATAATACTAAGAGTTTCGATGTTGAATTAAAAGTTTTGGAAGATGATGCCGATGTCGAATTCAAAAATTTGAAAAGTGCAGGCCCATGGCGTGCATATGTCATAAGGGAATCGGATGAAAATTTCATATCACTAGAAGGATTCTCCACTGACAAAAGACCTGATACAACATCCGAAGCAGACTACACATTCAAGTATTCTGGAGATATCCTTACACGCAGGTCAATCGAAGGAAGAAATGATACCGAAATTGCATTCCGAATAAATTTTAATGGAACATCCAACGGTGTCCCACGATATGCTATTATACGTGTAGAATACAATTATTATTCTTGTTATCATCTGATTTTTGTGCGTCAAGGCTATGAAGCTCATGACACATTTGATAACGGTATAAAGTGGTGTACAGGAAACAATATAAGCAAAGATGAAATTACCAGTAATCCGTTAGACGAAGGAACATTATTTAAATTCGGCAACTGGAACGGAATAAAAACAGGAAACAATGTAAATAGCAAAACTCCTTGGAGAAAAATAACGCCCGATAATTTTAAAGCAAAACGCCGCAAACAAAAAGCTTGAAATGACTGATTCTAAGCCGCTCACGTGGGATGAAATAACAAATGAGAATCTGCTTACAGAAACCAGTTTTCCAAAACCAGGTGGAAACCGACGCATCGCGACTATGGAGGATTACAGCACCTTAGTTCCTAAGGATCTGACGAACGCTGCAGAAGTGGAAAATTGGCATATCAAAACAGGTTACGGTATTTGCTATGGTGATGAAGCCGACAAAACAGCCAACACTATCGACGATGCATTCGGATATAAACCGGGAGGAAGCGCGACAGGTATGAGAGGATGTTTCGTCTATGATACGAGGACAGGAGGCAATATATTTTTCCCAATCGGATCTTCAGGCTATGGGCATCGAAAACATAATCTCAAACACCCAACAGATGGTTCTACATACTATGGGGTATTAAGGTACTCATGCAATGACCGCTGGGGATATTTTAATAACACCGATAATGGCATTTACAAATACGGTGTATATGACGCTCCTCTTTTTTTGGACATATTCCGTTCAGAGGGAGCAATTTATTGGTTTGACAAAAGCAGTCCATCTGTAGAAGAGGAAAATAATAAACCACAGACATTCTATTATCCCGCATGGGATATAAATTATTTGACTTTTGATTTTGAAAAAATCAGACGTGATAATATCTGGAAATCCATTGATGATAAAGACCCCCAAAAAAGTGGCTATTCAGACGCCTGCTTCATTAGGTGTATCCAAGAATAGCGGCAAATCCCTCAACTTAGTCCAATAGTAATTGGAAAAAGTTGAGGATTTGCCGCTATTTGCTGCTAACAAAATTTGATTTCAAACATTTCTCACAAAAAATTTGCATATATCAGAAAACTCACTTAACTTTGCACAAGCAAAACGGCAGTAATCACTATCGCCCATAAGAGTAGAAGCGCAGCTGCCGTGGAGCATATCTCACGTGTAAAACTTGGTGTGGTAGTTCAGCTGGTTAGAATACCTGCCTGTCACGCAGGGGGTCGCGGGTTCGAGTCCCGTCCATACCGCTGAGGAGAGAGGAGAATGAGTAATTATTAATTTCTTCGGAAATTATCTTTACTCATTCTTTTTCATATACACCGCCTCTCGCTCCGACATAAAGACATTATATACATACTATGTGGCGACAGCTTGCCCGATAAGCCGTCAGACACACACACGAAAGAAATATATATAATCCTTGTTTTATAATCATCGCGTCCGGCAGACATGCTCCACCGGTCTCAATAATCTACAAGAAAACTTTATACTTTTTAATAACTTAATCAATTCTTCTTAACTATGCCAAAGTTTACAGAAAAACGTGTCAGCATGATTCATGGCATACTTCTGATTGCACTCTTTGCGTGCGCAGCCTTCTACATCGGCGAAGCCCAGTTTTTCAAGGATCTGTCGTTCAGCCCGATGATCATCGGTATCATCCTCGGTATGCTCTACGCCAACTCGCTCCGCAACAATCTGCCCGAGACGTGGGTCCCCGGCATCCAGTTCTGTTCTAAGAAAGTGTTGCGCCTCGGCATTATCCTCTATGGCTTCCGACTGACATTCCAAGACGTTGTAAATGTAGGTGTTTCAGGCATCGTCATCGACGCAATAATCGTGGTCACCACCATCCTCGGCGGTATCTGGATCGGGCGCATGCTCAAGATGGACCGCGACACAGCGCTTCTGACCTCTATCGGCAGCGGCATCTGCGGAGCGGCGGCAGTGCTCGGCGCTGAATCGGCCATACGCACACAAGCCTACAAGACAGCCGTCGCAGTGGCGACAGTGGTGATTTTCGGCACAATCTCAATGTTCCTCTATCCGTGGCCTACCGTTCGGGCTGGGTCGACCTCACCCCTCAGGAAATGGGCATCTATTCCGGCTCGACCCTCCATGAAGTCGCCCACGCCGTCGGCGCAGGCAACGCGATGGGCATCGAAGTGTCAAACGTCTCCATCATCGTCAAGATGATCCGTGTCATGCTCCTCGTTCCCGTGCTTCTGGTGCTCGGAGTCTGGGTGTCGCGCCGTGGCAAGTCGACGGGCGAAGCAGGCGAAAAAGGCAAGGTCAACATTCCTTGGTTTGCAGTAGGCTTCCTTGTGGTCATCGGATTCAACTCGTTCAACCTTCTCCCGACAGTCCTCGTCGACGCAATCAACTACTTCGACACCTTCCTTCTGACAATGGCTATGGCGGCTCTCGGCGCTGAAACCAGCATCGACAAGTTCAAGAAAGCAGGCGCGAAACCGTTTGTCCTTGCATTCATACTCGACCTCTGGCTCATCGGCGGCGGCTATCTCCTTGCAAAATACGTGGCTCCCGCCTGGCTCTGACAAAATCAGGCTACACACGAACAAAAAAACACCACAGCGCGATATCGGGCAACCGTGCCATGACATCGCGCTGTGATGTTTTTCCATAGACTCCTGCCGACCGTCACCGCCCTCCGAGCGAACGGAGGATGAGCGCCGCGACATTGGCCGCAGCAGAGCTGTCGGTGTGGAGGATGCGGCGCACACGGTCATAGCCGTCGAGCTGCGCCCGGCGCTCGGAAGTGTCGCCGATGAGCGGCGCGAGCTGACGGTCGACCATCTCCGGCGTGCAGTTGTGGACGAGCATTTCAGGCACGACACATCCTCTCACGCCCGTCCTGACAGCCTCGCGGTTGACCTCGTTGCGCGTCAGGCGGTCAATCTTCCCACCGACGAGGTTCGGGAGCGAGGCATAGGGGATTTTGAGTATGTGGAGAAAAATATCGTGGGCCCATTTCCAGCCGACTGCCCGGTAGCACACCACCTGCGGACATCCGGCAAGCGCACATTCGAGCGCCGCAGTGCCCGATGTCACCATAGCCACACGCGAATTAGCCATCAGACCGAGAGTAGCCCCGTCGACAACCGGGAAGTCGGTAAACCGCGCATAGAACTCCCGCTGAGCGAGGGCGCACCCGCAACCACCGCCTGTAAACCGGGATGACGACGCGCCACAGCGTCCATCACCGGCAGATTGGCCTTTATCTCCCCCACCCTGCTTCCGGGCACGAGCGCGAGAACCGGGCGGTCGGCAAGCCCGTGGGCGGCGAAAAATTCGCCACGCGACGGCAGCGCCCTGATGGCATCCTCGACCTCCTCTACCGAAGGATTGCCTACGTAGGTCACCTCGACCTCGCGCTCGGAAAACCATGCCGGTTCAAAGGGTAGAATCGAGAACACCTCGTCGACATAGCGCCTGATCTGCTTGATGCGATATGATTTCCACGCCCAAAGCTTCGGCGCGATGTAGTAGAACACCTTTATGCCAAGTCCCTTGGCATACTTGGCGAGCTTGAGGTTGAAACCGGGATAGTCGACAAGCACCACTGCGTCGGGGCGCTGAGTGCGTATGGCCTCCTTGGCGGTCCTGAGATTGCCGAGCACCTCGGGCAGATGTCTGGCCACGTCAATGAAGCCCATGAACGCCATGCGGCTGAAATGGATTAGCGGAGCGCGGCCAGAGGCATCAGCCATGCGGTCGCCGCCGAGAAAACAGATGTCGGCTTCGGGGTCGAGTTTCAGAAGCTCCTTTATGACCTGAGCGGCATGCAGGTCGCCGGATGCCTCTCCGGCCGAGAAGAAATATTTCATAGTCTGGATTATTTTCGTGATGTGTCACGCAAAGATAAACCATTTACTCCGCACTGCAAAACTCCCGGCCGAATATACCCGAACTCAGACATACTAAACGGGTATCCCTGTCCGTTAATATAAACGTAGCATACGGAAACTATCGGAAACACACTCATTATATATATTTTTTCAAGGAAGACTTATGAAAAAAATTCTACTTCTTCTCCTTCTCGTCACAATGACAGGAGGAGTCGCACACGCCTTTATCGACAAGTACACAATCAACCGCGAGAATCTGCCTGAAGAGGCTCTCGAAATGCTCGACGAGTATTTCCCGAAAGCGAAGGTGAGCATGATCAAGGTCGACCGCCATCTGCTCAAAAAGACCGACTACGATGTAAAACTCGTCAACGGCACTAAAATCGAATTTTCAAACGCCGGCAAATGGCAGTCGGTCGACTGCAAGAAGCGCGAAGTGCCCGAAGGGCTTGTCCCACGCACCATCCGGAACTATGTTGGCAAAAACGGCAACGGAGCAAAGATTGTCAGCATAAAGAAAAAACTCAGCGGTTATGAAATCGGACTTTCCGACGGCGTGGGAATGAAATTCAATCTTCTCGGCCAGTTCAAGAGCATCATAACCGACAGCGAAGAAGATAATGACGAATAAGACACATCCGGCATGACTCTCCCCTCAGGATGACTCAACGGATTCACGCCTGATTGACGATTATTTGGGAAACAGGTATCGGCCAACTTCATGATTTGCAGCCGTTCATCCCTCGGCAGGGAATGAACGGCTGCTTTTTCTTTTACAGGCCACAGGTGCGGTGTCCGCAAGGAGATTCTCCACACAGACGGTGGTGACAGAATGGTTGTTCAAAAAGTAAATTTTAATGAATTTTTCTCAAAATTTCATTGTTTGAAGGATTTTTGCTAACTTGCGCGTTAATAATAGAGTCAGATTCACGTCTACTATTATTTTTATCCCCCTCTACCACCTATGTACCGTATATTATTCCCGCTCCTGTTCATGCTGCTGCCGATTCTGTCCGAAGCCAAAACCCCTATTTTCGGGAAAGCCGAGATAGATGTCGATTATATGTATGAATATGTGTGCCGCCATAACCCCAAGTTCCAGCGCGAGGTTGCCGAAGCGTTCTACAATGTCGGCGAGCGCTATGGCATCCGTGGCGATATCGCCCTCTGCCAGGCCATAATCGAGACCGGATGGTTCAGATTTGACAACGGAACAGCCGTTCAGCCCAATGCCCACAACTATTGCGGGCTTGGAGTGAAAAAACGCGGCGACAAGGGCTGCAGATTCCGCGACATCGAGGAAGGAGTCACAGCCATGATGCAACATCTCTACGCCTATGCGTGTTCCGGCAATCTCCCTGACGGAGAAAACATGGTCGACCCGCGTTTCACCTATGTCAAGCGCGGCTGCGCCCCGACGTGGGAAAAACTCGCGGGCCGATGGGCCATGAACCCGCGCTACGGCAAAAACATACTTCAGATTTACTCCGGGCTGGTCACTCATGCCAAGTCGGACAATCTTGCCTCACAGCAAAACATCTACAAGGCCAAAGTCATCCAGCGGATCGAGGTCGAACTTCCCGACGGACTCATCGACATCGACCATCTCTCTCCTGAATACGGCCATGATGTGGACGACAGCGATGACATTGCCAACAACGATCTATTCAAATGAAAGAAAAAGAAATACTCGCCAACATAGCTTCGCGCCTTGCCATAGGCGAACTCAACGACATGCAGCGTCGCATGGCCGGACTTCAGACCAAAGGCACTGTCACACTCATCGCCCCTACCGGCTCGGGCAAGACTCTTGCATTCGCCATCCCTCTGCTCAAAAGTCTCGGAAACCCCGATGGCAAAGTGCGGGCTGTCGTCATCGCCCCTTCACGCGAACTCGTGGTGCAGATCTATGAGGTCATCCGCCCAATCGCGACCGGATTCAAGACAGTCGCGTTCTACGGCGGTCACTCGATGCAGGAGGAAATAAACTCTCTCGCAGTAACTCCCGACATAATCGTAGCCACCCCGGGGCGTCTGCTCGACCATGTGAAACGCGGCAACCTCGACCTCTCGACAACGCGCACGCTGGTGCTCGACGAATATGACAAGGCCCTCGAACTCGGCTTTGCTGACGAAATGAAACGCGTGTGCCACAAGCTTACTTCTGTATCGTTCGTCATCCACACCTCAGCCACAGTGCTCGCCGAGCTGCCAGACTATCTGCCTAAGAGCACGCGCACCGAACTGATTGATTTCAGCTGTTCGACTTCACCGAGAAAGCAGATGCAGATTGTACATATCCCCTCCCCGTCCCGCGACAAACTCGACACGCTCATCGACCTTCTCCGCT is part of the Duncaniella dubosii genome and encodes:
- a CDS encoding DUF4906 domain-containing protein, which encodes MSDSEKLAALHSETTNAFYFYENLQGKGKEGTPTDKHQQVNQQDKTDGVVSYPDGIDPTNISWKDAKKYGSYIEVKAYYKSGNEKEGEGEITYRFMLGKDAALDYNAERNHHYKLTLKFKGWANDVDWHIDYRKEPETKLRFPHPFYISYLYGQTAMIPLEFDAPKDVKIKNITARIITNNWSPLDCKDGFDGGTAQPSNWWNGAYARYVSTSNVVNNKPWNGFLSLRKPVNLVALPEPKNLEHNEPSILNKEHYEDENLGYRLYSADELKISDYQLYEAMDDDKPHVSWDNGTYYVKIPIWTRARQLIARTGYTGNNPYNAYYRQAIVNVVVELEDGTILDSSDSKVTMNPDDAIQNIEVKQVHRLVNPKGIYRSSNNTKSFDVELKVLEDDADVEFKNLKSAGPWRAYVIRESDENFISLEGFSTDKRPDTTSEADYTFKYSGDILTRRSIEGRNDTEIAFRINFNGTSNGVPRYAIIRVEYNYYSCYHLIFVRQGYEAHDTFDNGIKWCTGNNISKDEITSNPLDEGTLFKFGNWNGIKTGNNVNSKTPWRKITPDNFKAKRRKQKA
- a CDS encoding PepSY-like domain-containing protein is translated as MKKILLLLLLVTMTGGVAHAFIDKYTINRENLPEEALEMLDEYFPKAKVSMIKVDRHLLKKTDYDVKLVNGTKIEFSNAGKWQSVDCKKREVPEGLVPRTIRNYVGKNGNGAKIVSIKKKLSGYEIGLSDGVGMKFNLLGQFKSIITDSEEDNDE
- a CDS encoding glucosaminidase domain-containing protein, with product MYRILFPLLFMLLPILSEAKTPIFGKAEIDVDYMYEYVCRHNPKFQREVAEAFYNVGERYGIRGDIALCQAIIETGWFRFDNGTAVQPNAHNYCGLGVKKRGDKGCRFRDIEEGVTAMMQHLYAYACSGNLPDGENMVDPRFTYVKRGCAPTWEKLAGRWAMNPRYGKNILQIYSGLVTHAKSDNLASQQNIYKAKVIQRIEVELPDGLIDIDHLSPEYGHDVDDSDDIANNDLFK
- a CDS encoding lipid-A-disaccharide synthase, yielding MKYFFSAGEASGDLHAAQVIKELLKLDPEADICFLGGDRMADASGRAPLIHFSRMAFMGFIDVARHLPEVLGNLRTAKEAIRTQRPDAVVLVDYPGFNLKLAKYAKGLGIKVFYYIAPKLWAWKSYRIKQIRRYVDEVFSILPFEPAWFSEREVEVTYVGNPSVEEVEDAIRALPSRGEFFAAHGLADRPVLALVPGSRVGEIKANLPVMDAVARRHPGLQAVVAGAPSLSGSSMRGLPTSRLSTGLLSV
- a CDS encoding glycosyltransferase family protein, with protein sequence MANSRVAMVTSGTAALECALAGCPQVVCYRAVGWKWAHDIFLHILKIPYASLPNLVGGKIDRLTRNEVNREAVRTGVRGCVVPEMLVHNCTPEMVDRQLAPLIGDTSERRAQLDGYDRVRRILHTDSSAAANVAALILRSLGGR
- a CDS encoding DEAD/DEAH box helicase, with the translated sequence MKEKEILANIASRLAIGELNDMQRRMAGLQTKGTVTLIAPTGSGKTLAFAIPLLKSLGNPDGKVRAVVIAPSRELVVQIYEVIRPIATGFKTVAFYGGHSMQEEINSLAVTPDIIVATPGRLLDHVKRGNLDLSTTRTLVLDEYDKALELGFADEMKRVCHKLTSVSFVIHTSATVLAELPDYLPKSTRTELIDFSCSTSPRKQMQIVHIPSPSRDKLDTLIDLLRSLPDGRVIVFANHRESVERIHAALRKAGLPAGLYHGGLEQNERENAVELLNNGTTPILVSTDLGSRGLDIAELSAVVHYHLPPSPEAWTHRNGRTARQDANGEIYVITAEGENIPEYVEWDRDYVPQGKTDHPIVSSTATLYFNVGKKEKISRGDIVGFLIAKGGLEASQIGRIALRDHAALVAVPRSEAGRLVKALAPERIKNTRAKISVLKGE